CCAATGCTCCCTGATCTCTCAGCTCCTGCAGGACGTATACTCACACAGTATGGCTACGTCGCTCTGTTTAGCATCTTCATTCTCGAAGGTGCGATGTTGCTGTATTTTGCACCGAGCGAATCACTTGTACCGGGTGCCATCTACTTGCTCACGAATCAATCGAGCGTCGAAATTGCGGTAGTAATCATCATCGCCGCCATCGGCGCGACGATTGGTCAGACATTGCTTTTTATGCTGGCAAAACGCGGTGGTCGTGAGTATCTCTCCAAAAGTCGGTGGTTTCGTGTCTCTGATAAGCGTCTTGATCGCTTTGACCGCTGGTTCAAGCGTTGGGGGCCGATATCAGTAGTCGCAAGCAATTCGCTTCCATTCACACGAGGAATGATTACCGTTCCCGCCGGATTCGCACGCATGGATCTCCGACACTTCGTCGTGGGTTCTGCAGTCGGAACACTCCTCTTTCAGTCAATGCTCGCCTTGATCACCATTGGAGCACTCGAATTGCTCTGACCACAGCGAGCCGAACGCGGACTAATTTATCGAACGTCACGAATTTTCCGATACTTGTTAGAATGTTCGAAGACCTATCGATACTCTTAACAGATGGCGCTGTTAGTAGGATCATACTAACAACGAAGCGGCTGTGATTGTGTGCCAACTATACCACAACGAGTGACTAATGGACGTCTTAGATCGAGTATTGAATGGAGTAACGAGGTATAGCCGTCTCGTCATTGTCGTGCTTTTGCTGGCGACGGTAGTCATCGGATCGGGAGCGCCGATGGTTGAACAGACATCATCGCTCGAAGAGTTTCAGAGCGGTACGAGTCAGGCGGCTCACGCACAAGAGTATACTACGGAAAATTTCACAGAGGGATCATCTAACACCACAACGGTTCAGGTCATTGTCCGTGACGATAATGTCATCTCGAAAGCATCGCTTATCGAGCAGTTGGAGCTGCAACAAGCCCTCCGCGAGAACGAAACCATCAACAAGACCTTGGCGAACGATTCTCAGACGGTCGGTGTTGCCAACGTCATCTCGACGGCTGCTGTTCAAATGGATCGCGCAGAGCAGCTGAAAGCACGCGCAGACAAGCTCAAGCAGCAGGGGAATGCGATACAAAACCGATCTGAGCAGCTGAAACAGCGATCAGACGCGCTCAACGAGTCCAAATCAGAACTCGAACAGCGCGGTGAACAGCTGAAACAGCGCGGTAAGAAACTCGAACAGCGCGGTGAACAGCTGAAACAGCGCGGTGAGGAGCTCAACCAGAGCCAGAAGAAATTACAGCAGCGCGGTGAAGAACTCGAACAGCGCGCGAAGGAGCTTAATCAGAGTCAGCGGGAGTTGGAACAGCGCGGAGCAGCGCTGAAAGAGCGTGCGGACAAACTGAATGAGAGCAGTCGAGAGCTTCAGAAGGATGGTCAGGAACTCGAACAGCGCGCCAGAGCACTGAATCAGAGTCAACGACAGCTCGAACGGGATGGAGCTGCTCTCAAACAGCGCGCGGACGAACTGAATGAGAGTCGCGCTGGACTCGAACAACGGCAACAAGAACTCGAACAGCGTGCTCAGTCGGTCAACGAAACCCGAGCCTCGCTCACAGAG
The nucleotide sequence above comes from Halocatena marina. Encoded proteins:
- a CDS encoding DedA family protein, translating into MLPDLSAPAGRILTQYGYVALFSIFILEGAMLLYFAPSESLVPGAIYLLTNQSSVEIAVVIIIAAIGATIGQTLLFMLAKRGGREYLSKSRWFRVSDKRLDRFDRWFKRWGPISVVASNSLPFTRGMITVPAGFARMDLRHFVVGSAVGTLLFQSMLALITIGALELL